Proteins encoded together in one Psychrilyobacter piezotolerans window:
- a CDS encoding radical SAM protein yields MEWNGYDKNTLGLCYTLRCPLTCEFCCYECNPHRNEKMSIDLAKKLIKEASQSEQFSLIAFTGGEVLLFIEEIKILGNIAKEYNMPFTITTSGYWAKDFSTTLKILKDFKSLGLKTLNVSYDPSHAKFVNKNNIFNIVKAGEEINLHIQVAGIYFSLEDNTEKFLPELIDYKYTDLITSYVKNVGRASKLDLPINKYEPIENCFCYSRDHYDLLVWYDGTVYPCCSTFNTSIPNLILGNAYNMKLSELLLKAEGTLLFKTLKRQGFSKLYDILEERNYNLFKKLPNPNRIIDPCSLCSEIFKNCELSKDIKKEFEKYETNEIDSLLSSMVALIGEEKTKSFIISCTNKKEVHK; encoded by the coding sequence ATGGAATGGAATGGTTATGATAAAAATACACTTGGTCTCTGTTATACTCTTAGGTGCCCACTAACTTGTGAGTTTTGTTGCTATGAATGTAACCCTCATCGAAATGAAAAGATGTCGATTGATCTTGCAAAAAAATTAATCAAAGAAGCTAGCCAGTCAGAACAATTTTCTTTGATTGCATTCACAGGTGGAGAAGTTCTTCTTTTTATAGAAGAAATCAAAATACTTGGTAACATAGCCAAAGAATACAATATGCCTTTTACCATTACTACATCTGGATATTGGGCTAAAGATTTTTCCACTACTCTAAAAATATTGAAAGATTTTAAGTCTTTAGGGTTAAAAACGTTAAATGTAAGCTATGACCCTTCACATGCTAAATTTGTAAATAAAAACAATATTTTTAATATTGTAAAAGCTGGAGAAGAAATAAATTTACATATTCAAGTCGCTGGAATTTACTTTTCTCTTGAAGATAATACAGAAAAATTTCTTCCTGAATTAATCGATTATAAATATACAGATCTTATTACGTCATATGTCAAAAATGTTGGTCGAGCATCAAAGCTTGATTTACCTATAAATAAATATGAGCCTATAGAAAATTGTTTTTGTTACAGTAGGGATCATTATGATTTGTTAGTTTGGTATGATGGTACCGTATATCCATGCTGTTCGACATTTAATACATCAATTCCTAATTTAATATTAGGTAATGCCTATAACATGAAACTTTCAGAGCTTTTATTAAAAGCTGAAGGAACTCTATTATTTAAAACACTTAAAAGACAAGGTTTTTCAAAGTTATATGATATTTTAGAAGAAAGAAATTATAATTTATTTAAAAAGCTCCCTAACCCTAATAGAATTATTGATCCGTGTAGTTTGTGTAGTGAAATTTTTAAAAATTGTGAGTTATCAAAGGACATAAAAAAAGAATTTGAAAAGTATGAAACTAATGAAATTGACTCACTATTAAGTTCCATGGTCGCATTAATTGGCGAAGAGAAAACTAAAAGCTTTATCATAAGTTGTACTAACAAAAAGGAGGTTCATAAATGA